From Arvicanthis niloticus isolate mArvNil1 chromosome 22, mArvNil1.pat.X, whole genome shotgun sequence, the proteins below share one genomic window:
- the Bbs10 gene encoding BBSome complex assembly protein BBS10 isoform X1, producing the protein MAFQGSVTAALRVAEVLETIANRCVGPEGGLVLCTKPTGEVLLSRDGGCLLEALHLEHPLARMIVECVSSHLKKTGDGAKTFLIFLCHLLRGLRAVGGKEKDSLTAKSIQSHVRHWKNCCQWKSISQALLTFQTQTLGCIVDQYLSRHYLSVFSSSAEGRTLCRHSLELLLEAYFCGRVGRNNHRFISQLMCDYVFKCMACESGVEIFELLDNCFVELNVGVTGLPVSDSRIVDGLVLPRDFSVYCPADGAIKMVIVTEILQPLFVSSGSEFVLNSETQFQASQCWIMDRMKTVMKHFRSQNIKLLLSSVKQPDLVIYCARLNSISVVDCLSSEEVSLVQRITGLSPCALTEVASQCEISDSTLLKFCKPLILRSKRYVHLGLISTCAFIPHCVVLCGPVLGLVQQHERAFHGAFRMLRQLFTDLDLNYIIETQEQCNPGPLVYDKSRESTHSPETDTYQDVVAKNKTILETQTHLEVYSGLGASDAELIRGKPWSAHKETPIDPSQTDEILKCLSPEKIGITDNRELFIENNSTGNPTAEDTRTEISSEHLQVTDNPGEGYMSPVTHKSPDTCTSRDLCSSAVPAGCVLPVGGNFEMLMHYYLLNHAKQCRQSDESVISILIADALLGIPKILYRAKKGKDSFPHVYMQSLHALQTSQLMGSGQSGFESVAGKYQLLTSVLQCLVKILTIDLIINIKRQPQKTGDQESEDEL; encoded by the exons ATGGCGTTCCAGGGGTCCGTGACGGCGGCGCTGCGGGTGGCTGAGGTGCTGGAAACCATCGCGAACCGCTGCGTGGGGCCCGAGGGCGGCCTGGTGTTGTGTACGAAGCCCACCGGCGAGGTGCTGCTTAGCAGGGATGGAGGCTGCCTCCTGGAGGCGCTGCACTTAGAGCATCCCTTAGCCAG GATGATAGTGGAGTGTGTTTCCAGTCACCTTAAAAAAACAGGAGATGGTGCtaaaacatttcttatttttctttgccaTTTACTCAGAGGACTTCGTGCAGtcggaggaaaagaaaaagattcacTCACTGCTAAAAGTATTCAGAGTCATGTAAGGCATTGGAAAAACTGTTGTCAGTGGAAATCTATTTCCCAGGCTCTGCTGACGTTTCAGACACAAACGCTAGGTTGTATTGTAGACCAATATTTAAGCAGGCACtacctgtctgtcttttcttcatctgCTGAAGGAAGGACACTGTGCAGGCACTCCCTGGAGTTGCTCCTGGAAGCATACTTTTGTGGACGTGTGGGAAGAAACAATCACAGATTCATTTCACAGTTGATGTGTGACTACGTTTTCAAGTGTATGGCTTGTGAGAGTGGGGTTGAAATATTTGAGTTGTTGGACAACTGTTTTGTAGAGCTGAATGTGGGCGTGACAGGCCTTCCTGTTTCAGATTCTAGAATCGTGGATGGCCTTGTGCTTCCCAGAGACTTTTCTGTATACTGCCCAGCAGATGGTGCCATTAAGATGGTGATAGTAACAgaaatcctccagcctctgtttGTATCGTCTGGCTCTGAGTTTGTTCTCAATTCAGAAACACAGTTTCAGGCATCTCAGTGTTGGATTATGGACAGGATGAAAACAGTAATGAAGCACTTCCGCAGTCAGAACATCAAACTGCTCCTGTCCAGTGTGAAGCAACCAGACTTAGTTATTTACTGTGCAAGACTAAATAGCATATCAGTGGTGGACTGTTTATCATCTGAAGAAGTTTCCCTTGTCCAGAGGATCACTGGTCTTTCTCCTTGTGCCCTAACAGAGGTGGCTTCACAGTGTGAAATTTCTGATagtactttgctgaagttttgcAAACCCCTCATCCTTAGATCCAAAAGGTATGTCCATCTTGGCTTGATTAGCACGTGTGCATTTATACCTCACTGTGTGGTCCTCTGTGGACCAGTTCTGGGTCTTGTTCAACAGCATGAGAGAGCTTTCCATGGAGCGTTTAGGATGCTTCGGCAGCTATTTACTGACCTTGATCTAAATTACATCATAGAAACCCAAGAGCAGTGTAACCCCGGTCCTCTTGTTTATgacaagagcagagagagcactCACTCACCAGAAACTGATACCTATCAGGACGTAGTAGCAAAGAACAAAACTATATTGGAAACTCAAACACATTTAGAAGTATATTCAGGTTTGGGGGCTTCAGATGCGGAATTGATAAGAGGTAAGCCATGGTCAGCACACAAGGAGACACCCATAGATCCATCCCAAACAGATGAAATACTGAAGTGCTTATCTCCAGAAAAAATCGGGATAACTGATAACCGTGAACTGTTCATTGAGAATAATTCCACTGGAAATCCTACAGCAGAAGACACTAGAACAGAAATTTCTTCCGAACATTTACAGGTCACAGATAATCCCGGAGAGGGGTATATGTCGCCAGTGACACACAAGTCGCCAGATACCTGTACTTCCCGGGATCTGTGTTCATCAGCTGTCCCAGCAGGCTGTGTCCTACCAGTGGGTGGAAATTTTGAGATGTTGATGCATTACTACCTCCTCAACCATGCCAAACAGTGCCGACAATCAGACGAGTCTGTTATCAGCATATTAATAGCTGATGCTCTTTTAGGCATCCCAAAAATCCTTTATAGGGCTAAGAAGGGGAAGGACAGTTTCCCACACGTATACATGCAGTCTCTTCATGCACTGCAAACCAGTCAACTTATGGGAAGTGGTCAGTCAGGCTTCGAGTCAGTAGCTGGTAAGTACCAGTTACTAACTTCAGTTCTTCAGTGTTTGGTGAAAATATTAACCATTGACTTAATAATCAACATCAAGAGACAGCCTCAGAAAACTGGTGACCAAGAATCAGAGGACGAACTTTAa
- the Bbs10 gene encoding BBSome complex assembly protein BBS10 isoform X2: protein MIVECVSSHLKKTGDGAKTFLIFLCHLLRGLRAVGGKEKDSLTAKSIQSHVRHWKNCCQWKSISQALLTFQTQTLGCIVDQYLSRHYLSVFSSSAEGRTLCRHSLELLLEAYFCGRVGRNNHRFISQLMCDYVFKCMACESGVEIFELLDNCFVELNVGVTGLPVSDSRIVDGLVLPRDFSVYCPADGAIKMVIVTEILQPLFVSSGSEFVLNSETQFQASQCWIMDRMKTVMKHFRSQNIKLLLSSVKQPDLVIYCARLNSISVVDCLSSEEVSLVQRITGLSPCALTEVASQCEISDSTLLKFCKPLILRSKRYVHLGLISTCAFIPHCVVLCGPVLGLVQQHERAFHGAFRMLRQLFTDLDLNYIIETQEQCNPGPLVYDKSRESTHSPETDTYQDVVAKNKTILETQTHLEVYSGLGASDAELIRGKPWSAHKETPIDPSQTDEILKCLSPEKIGITDNRELFIENNSTGNPTAEDTRTEISSEHLQVTDNPGEGYMSPVTHKSPDTCTSRDLCSSAVPAGCVLPVGGNFEMLMHYYLLNHAKQCRQSDESVISILIADALLGIPKILYRAKKGKDSFPHVYMQSLHALQTSQLMGSGQSGFESVAGKYQLLTSVLQCLVKILTIDLIINIKRQPQKTGDQESEDEL, encoded by the coding sequence ATGATAGTGGAGTGTGTTTCCAGTCACCTTAAAAAAACAGGAGATGGTGCtaaaacatttcttatttttctttgccaTTTACTCAGAGGACTTCGTGCAGtcggaggaaaagaaaaagattcacTCACTGCTAAAAGTATTCAGAGTCATGTAAGGCATTGGAAAAACTGTTGTCAGTGGAAATCTATTTCCCAGGCTCTGCTGACGTTTCAGACACAAACGCTAGGTTGTATTGTAGACCAATATTTAAGCAGGCACtacctgtctgtcttttcttcatctgCTGAAGGAAGGACACTGTGCAGGCACTCCCTGGAGTTGCTCCTGGAAGCATACTTTTGTGGACGTGTGGGAAGAAACAATCACAGATTCATTTCACAGTTGATGTGTGACTACGTTTTCAAGTGTATGGCTTGTGAGAGTGGGGTTGAAATATTTGAGTTGTTGGACAACTGTTTTGTAGAGCTGAATGTGGGCGTGACAGGCCTTCCTGTTTCAGATTCTAGAATCGTGGATGGCCTTGTGCTTCCCAGAGACTTTTCTGTATACTGCCCAGCAGATGGTGCCATTAAGATGGTGATAGTAACAgaaatcctccagcctctgtttGTATCGTCTGGCTCTGAGTTTGTTCTCAATTCAGAAACACAGTTTCAGGCATCTCAGTGTTGGATTATGGACAGGATGAAAACAGTAATGAAGCACTTCCGCAGTCAGAACATCAAACTGCTCCTGTCCAGTGTGAAGCAACCAGACTTAGTTATTTACTGTGCAAGACTAAATAGCATATCAGTGGTGGACTGTTTATCATCTGAAGAAGTTTCCCTTGTCCAGAGGATCACTGGTCTTTCTCCTTGTGCCCTAACAGAGGTGGCTTCACAGTGTGAAATTTCTGATagtactttgctgaagttttgcAAACCCCTCATCCTTAGATCCAAAAGGTATGTCCATCTTGGCTTGATTAGCACGTGTGCATTTATACCTCACTGTGTGGTCCTCTGTGGACCAGTTCTGGGTCTTGTTCAACAGCATGAGAGAGCTTTCCATGGAGCGTTTAGGATGCTTCGGCAGCTATTTACTGACCTTGATCTAAATTACATCATAGAAACCCAAGAGCAGTGTAACCCCGGTCCTCTTGTTTATgacaagagcagagagagcactCACTCACCAGAAACTGATACCTATCAGGACGTAGTAGCAAAGAACAAAACTATATTGGAAACTCAAACACATTTAGAAGTATATTCAGGTTTGGGGGCTTCAGATGCGGAATTGATAAGAGGTAAGCCATGGTCAGCACACAAGGAGACACCCATAGATCCATCCCAAACAGATGAAATACTGAAGTGCTTATCTCCAGAAAAAATCGGGATAACTGATAACCGTGAACTGTTCATTGAGAATAATTCCACTGGAAATCCTACAGCAGAAGACACTAGAACAGAAATTTCTTCCGAACATTTACAGGTCACAGATAATCCCGGAGAGGGGTATATGTCGCCAGTGACACACAAGTCGCCAGATACCTGTACTTCCCGGGATCTGTGTTCATCAGCTGTCCCAGCAGGCTGTGTCCTACCAGTGGGTGGAAATTTTGAGATGTTGATGCATTACTACCTCCTCAACCATGCCAAACAGTGCCGACAATCAGACGAGTCTGTTATCAGCATATTAATAGCTGATGCTCTTTTAGGCATCCCAAAAATCCTTTATAGGGCTAAGAAGGGGAAGGACAGTTTCCCACACGTATACATGCAGTCTCTTCATGCACTGCAAACCAGTCAACTTATGGGAAGTGGTCAGTCAGGCTTCGAGTCAGTAGCTGGTAAGTACCAGTTACTAACTTCAGTTCTTCAGTGTTTGGTGAAAATATTAACCATTGACTTAATAATCAACATCAAGAGACAGCCTCAGAAAACTGGTGACCAAGAATCAGAGGACGAACTTTAa